In a single window of the Chloroflexota bacterium genome:
- a CDS encoding formate--tetrahydrofolate ligase: MAKTNKKAKAKAKTKAPARKPTPKPAPSFKPTKLKLLSPVPSDIEIAQAGKLKPILQIAAEVGLKEAELEMYGPYKAKVHLNVRDRLARRKNGKYIDVTAITPTPLGEGKTTTTVGLSQALGAHLGQKVFTCIRQPSQGPTFGIKGGAAGGGYSQIIPMEDFNLHLTGDIHAITAANNLMAAAIDARMFHEHEQPDDEKLFNAFCPKDKQGKRHFAEAHLRRMKRIGIVADDPDQLTLEQKRALFRLDIDPASITWNRVVDINDRMLRQITVGQGPEEKGFTRTTGYDITVASEIMAILALTTSLENMREQLGRMVFGTNKRGEPVTAEDLGVAGALTVLMKDAIMPNLMQTLEGTPAFVHAGPFANIAHGQSSIVADQIALKLADYVVTESGFGADIGMEKFMDIKCRYSGLTPDVVVLVATVRALKMHGGGPKVVAGKPLDFAYTNENLDLLRAGLPNLLRHIKNAKGYGVPVVVAVNSFATDTDAEIEVIRQAAVEAGAEGAYKCTHWMHGGKGALDLAKAVIAAAEKPKNFQFLYPLEAGVKEKIEAIAKFYGADGVDYSPEAEAKIDLYTRSGFDKLPICMAKTHLSFTDKPEIKGAPTGFRIPIRDVRASVGAGFIYPLVGSMRTMPGLPTRPVFFDVDLDLATGKVKGLF; this comes from the coding sequence ATGGCCAAAACAAACAAAAAAGCAAAGGCAAAGGCGAAAACCAAAGCCCCGGCGCGAAAGCCCACCCCAAAACCCGCGCCTAGTTTCAAACCCACCAAACTCAAACTCCTCTCCCCGGTTCCATCCGACATCGAAATTGCCCAGGCCGGCAAACTCAAGCCCATTCTGCAAATTGCCGCCGAAGTCGGCTTGAAAGAAGCCGAGTTGGAAATGTATGGGCCGTACAAAGCCAAAGTGCATTTGAATGTGCGTGACCGCCTGGCCCGGCGCAAGAATGGCAAGTACATTGACGTGACGGCCATCACCCCCACGCCGCTCGGCGAAGGCAAGACCACCACCACCGTCGGCCTCTCGCAGGCGCTGGGCGCGCATCTCGGCCAGAAAGTCTTCACCTGCATTCGCCAGCCCTCGCAAGGCCCCACGTTCGGAATCAAGGGCGGGGCCGCCGGCGGCGGCTACAGCCAGATCATCCCGATGGAAGATTTCAACCTCCATCTCACCGGCGACATCCACGCCATCACCGCCGCTAATAATCTTATGGCCGCCGCGATTGACGCCCGCATGTTCCACGAGCACGAACAGCCCGACGACGAAAAACTGTTCAATGCCTTCTGCCCCAAAGATAAACAAGGCAAACGACATTTTGCGGAAGCCCATTTGCGTCGCATGAAGAGAATCGGCATTGTGGCCGATGACCCTGATCAACTGACTCTTGAACAAAAACGCGCCCTGTTCCGGCTCGACATTGACCCCGCCTCTATCACCTGGAACCGGGTGGTGGACATCAACGACCGGATGTTGCGGCAGATCACCGTCGGCCAGGGGCCGGAAGAAAAAGGCTTCACCCGCACCACCGGCTACGACATCACCGTAGCCAGCGAGATCATGGCCATTCTGGCCCTCACCACTTCGCTCGAGAATATGCGCGAGCAACTGGGACGCATGGTCTTTGGCACCAACAAACGCGGCGAGCCGGTGACGGCTGAAGACCTGGGTGTGGCTGGTGCGCTCACCGTGCTGATGAAAGACGCCATCATGCCCAACCTGATGCAGACTCTCGAAGGCACGCCGGCCTTCGTCCACGCCGGGCCGTTCGCCAACATTGCTCACGGCCAGTCGTCCATCGTCGCCGACCAGATCGCCCTCAAGCTGGCCGACTACGTCGTCACCGAGTCCGGCTTCGGGGCCGACATCGGCATGGAAAAATTCATGGACATCAAGTGCCGCTACTCCGGCCTGACGCCCGACGTGGTGGTGCTGGTGGCCACCGTGCGCGCCCTGAAGATGCACGGCGGCGGGCCGAAGGTGGTGGCCGGCAAACCGCTCGACTTTGCTTACACCAACGAGAATTTGGATCTGCTCCGGGCCGGCCTGCCCAACCTGTTGCGCCACATCAAGAACGCCAAAGGCTACGGCGTGCCGGTGGTGGTGGCCGTCAACTCCTTTGCCACCGACACCGACGCCGAGATCGAAGTGATCCGCCAGGCCGCCGTCGAGGCCGGGGCTGAGGGCGCGTACAAGTGCACCCACTGGATGCACGGCGGCAAGGGCGCGCTCGACCTGGCAAAAGCCGTGATTGCGGCGGCAGAGAAGCCCAAGAACTTCCAGTTCCTCTATCCGCTCGAAGCCGGCGTCAAAGAGAAGATTGAAGCCATCGCTAAATTCTACGGCGCGGACGGCGTGGATTACTCGCCCGAAGCCGAAGCCAAGATCGATCTTTACACCCGTTCCGGCTTCGACAAACTGCCGATCTGCATGGCCAAGACTCACCTCTCGTTCACCGACAAGCCGGAGATCAAAGGCGCGCCGACCGGCTTCCGCATTCCGATCCGCGACGTGCGGGCTTCGGTGGGCGCAGGCTTTATCTATCCGCTCGTCGGCTCCATGCGCACCATGCCCGGCCTGCCCACCCGGCCCGTGTTCTTCGACGTGGATTTGGATTTGGCGACGGGGAAGGTGAAGGGGCTGTTCTAA